In one window of Bacillales bacterium DNA:
- a CDS encoding LacI family DNA-binding transcriptional regulator, with protein sequence MKKTIKDVAKLADVSISTVSRVLNNSAQVDEQKRRKVLNAVEALNYQPNALARGLISGKTKTLAVMISDVKSLYFPELLHGMEEAARDEGYNLMICGMNRDHKTILSYLQILNEKRVDGIIFTSEPVYPDYQEIFEQMGIPVLLVSTQSMEYEIPSIKINDEQAAFDAADYLISLGHRKIGMISFPLSDPIAGLPRYQGFMRALRKNGLEAPDDGCEIAPHWFQNGSQATKKLFAKHPDLTAVFAASDELALGAISALTEMGKTVPGDVSVVGFDNLRISQMCIPKLTTIAQPLDEIGHKAIEKITALIDGNDLGPLREIVSHELIERDSTASPNP encoded by the coding sequence ATGAAAAAGACCATTAAAGATGTGGCGAAATTGGCCGATGTTTCAATCAGTACGGTATCCCGCGTACTGAACAATTCGGCGCAAGTGGATGAACAGAAACGGAGAAAAGTACTGAATGCTGTTGAAGCTTTGAATTATCAGCCTAATGCTTTGGCCCGGGGGCTGATTTCCGGGAAAACGAAAACGTTGGCGGTCATGATTTCCGACGTGAAAAGCCTCTATTTTCCCGAATTGCTTCACGGTATGGAAGAAGCGGCTCGCGATGAAGGCTACAACTTAATGATTTGCGGCATGAATCGGGATCATAAGACGATCTTGTCTTACTTGCAAATTTTAAACGAAAAGCGCGTCGACGGCATCATTTTCACGAGTGAACCGGTATATCCTGATTATCAAGAAATTTTCGAGCAGATGGGCATTCCGGTATTGCTTGTCTCCACCCAATCGATGGAGTATGAAATTCCTTCAATCAAAATCAATGATGAGCAAGCCGCCTTTGACGCTGCCGACTATTTAATCAGTCTCGGACATCGGAAAATCGGCATGATTAGTTTCCCATTAAGCGATCCGATTGCCGGATTGCCGCGTTATCAAGGGTTTATGCGAGCGCTGCGAAAGAATGGGCTTGAGGCACCTGATGACGGCTGCGAAATTGCGCCGCATTGGTTTCAAAACGGATCGCAGGCGACGAAAAAGCTGTTCGCCAAGCATCCGGATTTGACGGCGGTCTTTGCCGCTTCCGACGAATTGGCACTCGGAGCCATTTCGGCGTTGACCGAGATGGGCAAGACAGTTCCTGGAGATGTGTCGGTCGTTGGTTTCGACAACTTGCGGATCTCGCAAATGTGCATTCCGAAATTGACGACAATTGCGCAGCCGCTTGACGAAATCGGGCATAAGGCAATTGAGAAAATTACTGCGCTCATTGATGGGAATGATCTGGGACCGTTGCGGGAAATTGTGTCTCACGAATTGATTGAGAGGGATTCTACGGCTTCGCCGAATCCGTGA
- a CDS encoding sugar phosphate isomerase/epimerase, whose product IEHEDPLMSVQEGFATAVNHLKSVLIREKPAEMWWA is encoded by the coding sequence ATTGAACATGAAGATCCGCTTATGTCGGTGCAAGAAGGATTTGCTACGGCGGTGAATCATTTAAAGTCGGTTTTGATTCGGGAAAAGCCTGCCGAAATGTGGTGGGCGTAA